Proteins from one Penicillium digitatum chromosome 2, complete sequence genomic window:
- a CDS encoding Hydrogen peroxide stress regulator — MSPSPQPHRGARGARARICIHCGRSFRRTEHLERHIRTHTKEKPFICFCGAAFTRRDLLKRHTRIAHQDGLTSPTPPEPTTKADLQAHHPVSISLQYDTPTRPVPVETLAGSSVVQQWAGAQNVPYLDPNHNTGMLPAATGGAPNTAIDRHTGDYRPIGQPMPYLPEDPNHIQEFTHFLDSVGLPGEWVPSDGETSQTQDINPEDARETARQTQEHHERPRRSGDGSRGDSPFRSWLPSVPRGDQSLGTLSDSELSQYAKRTSRFNVTEDQRFRLAASLEEFRNVIPDFVLPSRHTLTRYLTSYFEGFHPHLPFMHVPTFRINEHFPEVILAIMTIGAQYRFEHRNAERMFHVSKAVLFERMSREPLFPAKQNYNSGSQEPLGISPYSNLGDQSLTQPQVMAERTAIWKNTEITRCLLILMGYSTWESARLVQEAFHLQGVLVRHLREAGLKEDATRSDPRVPLDWYQWADQESRRRTKLTAFCFIHVHSIAYNAYPSLRSNEIHLRLPCSTIEWTASTAAEWEAAQQERGPQQLFFQDALTLLLQKSRSVKPLDPIPAPLEELNKLERALRSWTSVWQQAPESSLDPHNENGPIPFTSSAFLGLAYVRLSLNLGPHRRLETRDPIIIATALRHSPRPERSYRLTPALIYAAHALSVPVRLGIDHIARSQAFFWSVRHSLASLECAVLLSNWLFTLAEAGPDQSLSEHETRILRWTRRIIEEAYSSIDTDEGEAPPDLEPASLGLAVLKLWSRLFGTNTQWPFINVLGLSLEEYIRMI; from the exons ATGTCCCCATCACCCCAGCCGCATAGGGGTGCTCGTGGCGCAAGGGCACGTATTTGTATACACTGCGGTCGGAGTTTCCGACGGACCGAACATTTGGAGCGGCACATTCGTACCC ATACCAAAGAGAAGCCGTTTATTTGCTTCTGTGGGGCGGCCTTTACTAGAAGGGACCTATTAAAGCGTCACACACGCATCGCACATCAAGATGGGCTGACCTCGCCGACGCCGCCCGAGCCAACGACGAAGGCGGATCTCCAGGCGCATCATCCTGTGTCCATCTCGCTGCAATATGATACACCTACTAGGCCTGTACCCGTAGAAACCCTTGCAGGATCATCGGTTGTGCAGCAATGGGCTGGGGCACAGAATGTGCCATATTTAGACCCGAATCACAACACCGGCATGCTTCCTGCAGCTACGGGGGGAGCCCCAAACACAGCGATTGATCGCCATACAG GCGATTACCGACCTATAG GACAACCGATGCCCTACTTGCCCGAAGATCCAAATCACATCCAGGAATTCACCCATTTCTTGGATTCAGTTGGCTTGCCGGGGGAATGGGTTCCCAGCGATGGTGAAACATCCCAGACACAAGACATTAACCCGGAAGACGCAAGAGAGACTGCCCGACAGACCCAAGAGCACCATGAGCGGCCACGGCGAAGCGGAGATGGTTCTCGTGGAGACTCACCATTCAGATCTTGGCTTCCATCTGTGCCGAGAGGTGACCAAAGCCTAGGAACTTTGTCTGATTCTG AACTTTCCCAATACGCGAAGAGGACATCCCGATTTAATGTCACAGAAGATCAGCGGTTTCGGCTTGCGGCATCTCTCGAAGAATTTCGAAATGTCATTCCAGATTTCGTACTGCCGTCCCGTCACACATTGACTCGGTACCTCACGTCCTATTTTGAAGGATTCCACCCTCATCTTCCCTTTATGCATGTCCCAACTTTTCGTATCAATGAACATTTCCCTGAGGTGATTCTTGCTATCATGACGATCGGAGCCCAGTACAGATTTGAGCACCGCAACGCAGAACGAATGTTTCACGTTTCCAAGGCGGTTCTATTTGAACGAATGTCCAGAGAGCCCCTTTTCCCAGCCAAGCAAAATTACAATTCTGGCTCTCAAGAACCGCTGGGAATATCTCCTTATTCTAACTTGGGCGATCAATCCCTCACGCAACCGCAGGTCATGGCGGAACGAACTGCCATTTGGAAGAATACTGAAATCACTCGCTGTCTTCTTATTCTGATGGGCTACTCCACGTGGGAAAGTGCCAGACTGGTACAAGAAGCGTTTCACCTTCAGGGCGTGTTGGTTCGACATCTCCGCGAGGCTGGCTTGAAAGAAGATGCAACCCGCTCTGATCCACGCGTCCCGCTTGACTGGTACCAATGGGCGGACCAAGAATCCAGACGACGCACAAAGTTGACAGCGTTCTGCTTTATCCATGTTCACAGCATCGCATACAATGCTTATCCATCTTTACGTAGTAATGAGATACACCTGCGTCTTCCGTGCTCTACCATTGAATGGACCGCTAGCACCGCTGCAGAATGGGAAGCAGCCCAGCAAGAACGAGGTCCCCAGCAGTTGTTTTTCCAGGATGCCTTGACTCTGCTTTTGCAAAAGTCCCGATCAGTCAAACCACTAGACCCCATCCCGGCTCCACTAG AGGAACTGAATAAACTAGA ACGAGCTCTCCGCTCTTGGACCTCTGTGTGGCAACAAGCCCCAGAATCCAGTCTAGATCCGCACAACGAAAACGGTCCAATCCCATTTACCTCCAGTGCATTCCTCGGACTTGCTTACGTCCGCCTATCCCTAAATCTCGGACCTCATCGCCGCCTGGAGACCCGTGACCCGATCATTATCGCCACCGCACTTCGCCACTCTCCGCGCCCAGAACGAAGCTACCGTCTCACCCCGGCACTGATATACGCCGCTCATGCCCTCAGCGTCCCCGTCCGTCTGGGCATAGACCATATTGCTCGCAGTCAAGCCTTCTTCTGGAGCGTGCGGCACTCGCTAGCTAGCCTGGAATGTGCAGTTTTGCTAAGTAACTGGTTGTTTACCCTTGCCGAGGCGGGACCCGACCAGTCCTTGAGTG AACATGAAACTCGCATTCTACGCTGGACCCGCCGCATCATCGAAGAGGCGTATTCGTCTATTGATACCGACGAAGGCGAGGCACCGCCAGATCTGGAACCAGCGTCTTTGGGATTGGCCGTTCTGAAACTTTGGTCTAGGTTATTTGGAACAAATACGCAGTGGCCGTTTATTAATGTCCTTGGACTGAGCTTGGAAGAGTATATACGTATGATTTGA
- a CDS encoding Putative Polysaccharide deacetylase family protein, producing the protein MWKTSKEGAQLLLDNGIEYGHSMSHEDCQASYLRTGDSWTQINYTQKVEIEWSLLGMDTKQGLLKPHLIGTLMIYRR; encoded by the coding sequence ATGTGGAAAACTAGCAAAGAAGGAGCCCAGCTTCTCCTCGACAACGGCATCGAGTATGGCCACAGCATGAGCCACGAGGACTGCCAGGCTTCCTACCTTCGAACCGGCGACAGCTGGACCCAGATCAATTACACACAGAAGGTCGAAATTGAATGGAGCCTCTTGGGCATGGATACAAAACAGGGCTTGTTGAAACCCCATCTAATTGGTACATTGATGATCTACCGCCGATGA